In the Channa argus isolate prfri chromosome 6, Channa argus male v1.0, whole genome shotgun sequence genome, AGGGATCTGTCCAGAGCGGGCGATCTCTTTTCTTTGGAGGATGGGGAGATTGAAGACTGTCTCTCTCAGGCTCTGGACCACATCAAGGCCATCTCTTGCTCACCGGTATATTAAGCATAATATTTCAGGTCAAACTTCATTTGTGATTAATTATTTATGAGATTAcccataaataataattttgtccTTAATTTATCATTGTACCCATAATTTTGCATCTTATTACTGTCTGCTGGCTGGCAGGACTATCTGACCAATGACAACGACCAGGCAGTGGTGGAGATTTGCATAATGCGCATCACCACGGCCATAAGGGAGACAGGCTCCATCGAGCGGCACAGCACGGCGCTCGTGGGGCTATGGGAGTCGTGCCTAGAACATAAACTCACCCCACAAGgtgaaaacacagaggacaCCCCTCACGCCAAGATCGCTTCTGACATCACCAGCTGTATCCTACAGgtacccacacacaaacactagcCTTTGCTTTGCAATGTTATGTTTTTCGTAAACCACACACTGCACATTTGGAACATACCTGTTGacacaaacaatgaaacattGCATTGATGGTAAACGTTAAGGTGAAAGGCAATTCACTGTAGGTAATCTTAAGTAGAAGTTGATTAAAAAGATTCACTTTGAAAGTTGGGACACAACTatacaattaataataaaatcgGATTCAGTAATGATTG is a window encoding:
- the veph1 gene encoding ventricular zone-expressed PH domain-containing protein isoform X3; translation: MHQLFSQVLGQRDLSRAGDLFSLEDGEIEDCLSQALDHIKAISCSPDYLTNDNDQAVVEICIMRITTAIRETGSIERHSTALVGLWESCLEHKLTPQGENTEDTPHAKIASDITSCILQNYSCPSVMVLAVPVAVRFLLRGNRELSRNMSSYLSLAAIAKADLLAEHTEAITLSVLGVFYPFISDSMQCLSSPLLCLL
- the veph1 gene encoding ventricular zone-expressed PH domain-containing protein isoform X4; translated protein: MHQLFSQVLGQRDLSRAGDLFSLEDGEIEDCLSQALDHIKAISCSPDYLTNDNDQAVVEICIMRITTAIRETGSIERHSTALVGLWESCLEHKLTPQGENTEDTPHAKIASDITSCILQNYSCPSVMVLAVPVAVRFLLRGNRELSRNMSSYLSLAAIAKADLLAEHTEAITLSVLGDVEPSGACIDWLSR